A DNA window from Phragmites australis chromosome 11, lpPhrAust1.1, whole genome shotgun sequence contains the following coding sequences:
- the LOC133885494 gene encoding uncharacterized protein LOC133885494, with protein MSYLLKTRCQPTLQKAASSEEQQLKINEVRELLGDLPTEMPGFLSDGTIRRFLRAKNWSTQQATKALKEAVKWRRQYKPDKICWEDIRGRENEARRAYLPDYLDKNGRTVFVIMTSIKSISSEKEHIKQLVYNLENMAMNSEDAKEDNVIWMCDFRGWTLSSTPLLETRESLHIIQNYYPGLIAVAILSNPPRIFESFWKMVKHFIEPTLKEKVKFVYSNNSESQRIMADMFDLDKLESAFGGRNTADLDIIKYAERMRRQDQIRGACKDTDGNTSSS; from the exons ATGAGTTATTTGCTCAAGACCAGGTGCCAACCGACGCTGCAAAAAGCGGCGTCCTCAGAAGAACAGCAGCTAAAG ATAAATGAGGTTCGGGAGCTGCTGGGCGACCTGCCGACGGAGATGCCGGGCTTTCTGTCGGACGGCACCATCCGCCGGTTCCTTCGAGCAAAAAACTGGAGCACGCAGCAAGCGACCAAGGCTCTGAAAGAAGCTGTCAAGTGGAGGCGTCAGTACAAGCCAGACAAAATTTGTTGG GAAGACATTCGTGGCAGGGAGAACGAGGCTCGCAGAGCGTATTTACCGGATTATCTCGACAAGAATGGACGAACTGTGTTCGTGATCATGACGTCAATAAAG AGCATAAGTTCAGAAAAGGAACATATTAAACAGCTAGTTTATAACCTGGAAAATATGGCAATGAACTCAGAAGATGCAAAAGAAGATAATGTTATTTGGATGTGTGACTTCCGAGGTTGGACACTATCATCCACACCACTGTTGGAGACCCGTGAATCGTTGCACATAATTCAGAACTATTATCCAGGGTTGATTGCAGTCGCAATTCTCAGCAACCCACCGAGGATTTTTGAATCCTTCTGGAAG ATGGTAAAGCACTTCATTGAGCCAACGCTGAAAGAGAAAGTGAAATTTGTGTACAGCAACAATTCAGAAAGTCAGAGGATAATGGCTGATATGTTTGACTTGGACAAGCTGGAGTCTGCATTTGGAGGAAGAAATACAGCTGACCTTGACATCATCAAGTATGCTGAGAGAATGAGAAGACAAGACCAGATAAGGGGAGCTTGCAAGGACACAGATGGGAATACCTCTTCTTCCTGA